The Gopherus flavomarginatus isolate rGopFla2 chromosome 16, rGopFla2.mat.asm, whole genome shotgun sequence genomic sequence AAAATTATAAGACTTTTGTCTGAACGCTTCTGAGTGAACACCTGAGGCTTAGCACCGTCCTCAAAACTGGAATATTCATTGGCTTTCAGCAAAATAATCAGTCTGATTCACTGCTGTGAAACAATAGTAACTCCACCCAAGTCAGAGGCGTCGCACCTTTATCAAGGCACGATGTCGTGATGTACATTAAGCTGTCAGTCTCTGCGTGGAAAAAGCTCCTGTGATCAATGACTCACACCCAAAAAATACCCGAAACTGTCATTAATCTCCCCAAAGAAAAGTCTGGGTATTTTGATAAATAACTTGGCATTTGTATAAGTCACAGTGGCACTAATGTCATCTATTACCGTATACACCCGCTTTCACCCAGAATCAATGCTGCATTCACATTTGGTGCCAGATGTCAGAGCCTTAATGGCACATCAGAGCAGGAGGAAAGGTGAGACGTTTTATGTCCAATGAATATCCAATTTAATTAGCGCCCTTTATATTGGTGACTTAGAAGTCCAGCTCAGTATaagttcttcctttctttttctttttctttcttttttttttttaagttacaagGGTGATTAAGAGGCTGGTTGCCACCAACGCTTGACAGAACATGGTTTAGGAGAATTAACAAGCTTGGACATTCCTTTATTGGAGAGGTTACATTTCTGGGAGGAGAAGCAGATATTATTTTCTCTTTGTCAGCACAAACATCTGAGCCAcaactgcctgagctaaaagatcCAGCTCAAAGCCGACAGAGCTCGACAATCTATTTTTCGCGTGATTCATTTTCGCTGCCGccccaaaaaatgcagatttgggctgATCGAAACAATTCACAAATTTGGGTCAATATTAGTGAATATCAAATTGGGTCAAATatcaaaaaaatcagaaatgttgaaatggttcttttttttttttttgtcatttccaaaatgaaacttttcatctGAGAATTTCACGTCCTTTTCTCAAATTGCTATTTGAAAAAGATAAAAActcagaaatgaaataaaatgttttgttcaattcAAACCAAattctttttttactttttgagCTTTGCTGGAAAAATTGAACCATTTTCATTTCAGGTCAACCcaaaccaaaattttttttttcacaatgcTTCAGTTCAGCCACTGCGTCAAGAATTCACGTATTCCAACAGCTCTACAGGAGGCTCATAAACCCTCATGTTGTCCAGCCACTAAAGGGGGGTGGAAAGCCATCCTCTGTAAGCTGGGTTACAAGTACATGATGATACCAACGCTATTCAGTATGAGCTATGAGTTGCTTTTAATAGTCGCCTTGCGCTGCTTCCCGCGCTGGGGAAATGACTTGACAAAAGTCACAGGTCTGTGTATGCAGAGTACCCTTGGAGTTCAAAATCCCCGCTGTAACCAAGTGGACTGTCTTCTACCACCCATCCTGGAGTCCAGGAACTCTAGAAAATTATTAAAGGGAAAGAGTGATGACTGGGTTAACCAAGATAGGGGTATTATTTGCGTTTGGCTTTTAAGTATGTTTATTTCCATGGGTCTTTAATTCCTATGGTCAATCTTGGCTTCTTGTTTAAAAATAGGCACTGCTTTCAGGAAACTCTGCTTCACCAGTGGCTGGCCTCTGCTGCAGATATAAAAAGAGATCACACTAGTCCCGGGGAATTCCCCTGTGCAGGACCACCCTAGAGCTAACCTCTATGCCCCTGTGCTTCTCCAATTGTTCCACAGTGTATGCTGGGGGCCgaggcaggaagaggggtggcTGTAGTGCTTAGCAATACAGCTGTCATTAAGACAGAGTAGCCCCAGGACTGCTCTAACTTATCCTCTGGCCATGTCAACCCTTGAGCAGCCAGAATGCAGAAGGCGCAAGTGTGGTTTAAAGCCAGCTtttgcccctgcccctcctctaaGGTTGCACCTCCTGAGAGACCCAGTGCAGAATCTATCCAGCTATGTCTCAGGCTATAGTGTCAGATATGTCCTTGTCAGCAGCTCCTCTGTTTTGCATTTTAATTCCTTCAGACAAAACCCCTCGACAATCCCCTCCCATCCTCGTTATTTATGGCACTTGAGAGTCTCGAGTTGCCCATCACTTCCTCCTTGGAGACTCcaatctctgcaaagccacagtgTGATAAACGGGCTTTTGTGAAAGGTCAGTTGGAAAGCTCTGTaatttcctttttgctgctttattATTAAGTGCTGATAAGGCACATTTGGATTTTACAAGACGTCCgtttttttccttcttgaaaaaaacaaaacccagcaaCCCTCGGTTCAGTGCTGACTGTCCTTAGAGGTTACTATTAATAGCATAATTATAATGAAATCCCCATTTTTGGAAAAGTGACAGGAAATTATGCAAATACATGCTTGCATTACAATAAActgtcccccccccacagcctcccaaCAACAACCTGCACACTCCTGGACCAGGACTCTATCGCACTAGGGCTATAACTGGACAAACACAGAACGAGGCGACGGTCCCTGCCCGCAAAGAGTTTACAACCTGACAAGAGACGTACTGACAGAAGGAGGAGCAGAAGGAAGCAATCAGATAATACTGGGCAGCGTGACAGGCAGCATCTCCGGAAACCAGTGGCCTTTCAGTGTCGCATCAAAGACAAGTCTTTGGAGGAGGGGCTTAAAGGAGGCTAATGAGGTAAggtcttcttttttttaactctggaCTTGAAGggtgccttgcacaatggagcTGTGACAGCACGTGAATAGCCTAAGGCGGACTCCTCGAGCTGTGCACCTCTGCCAGCATTCCCACATGGGCCAAGGAAAGGCGATAAGCGGTTAAGGACTGGATGCTTAAACACCTCTCAGAATGATTTAGCTTGTCAGTGAGGGACAGTTAGAAAGAGAGACGGAGGGGAGGAATGGCAGGACCAGAGAGGCCTAGGAGAGATCTCGCCTCACGTCGGGAAAGAAGGTAAAAAACCTTCTGTTGTGAGAGACAGGCACTCGTACGGCACGTTGTAAAACAAGCATGTGGTGCTGGACCTACGCAGGAGTGTGTGAGGTCTGTTTGCATGTGGACTCTGGAGTAAGGGAACTCTACTCTGTGACAGAGCCCAGATTCTTGACTAGGGTCTCTAAATCTTACTGTTATACAAAATTAATTACGTGATAATGGCTGAGGTATTCAAAGGGGCTTCAGGAAGATGGATGTCTAACTCCCCTTGGCACCGTGGGTGCAATTTACCCATGCAtcatgctggattctccatcactgaccatttttaagtcaagactggatatttttttctaaaagatctgctccggGAAATATTAAGGGGAAGTTCTCTTGCCTGCATGatccaggaagtcagactagatgatcacaatggtcccttctggccttggaatctatgaaagggGAAATGTTGCTTCCAACTTATTAGGGGTCTGTAACAGGGCTGCCCCTTTGAGGGCCcagggggactggggagcagccagccCTGTTCTTGAGAAGAACCCAGAAAGCATGTGTTGGGACTCATCCAACCCAGCTGACAGCATCAAGGGACTGGGTCGGATGAGTCCCAGCTCGAGGATATAAAAGAGGGTTCGTGCTCTGTCAGGGAGCCTGGGACCAGGAGAGGACTGGGAGTCATATTCTCCTGGGGCTCTAGCAGAGAACTGCGAGAGGGCAAGCCGATCCTGCAGAATACCCTGGCCTGGGAAATATATAGGGCATTAAGCTGCTGGAGCCCAGTTGAGAACAGGACTAAGGCTACAGCCGCAGAGTCAGTGTAGATGCTCACAAAAGTGATGGGAAGGATTCTCCGGTCACTGAAGTTAATCCACCCATCATAAGCAGCAGTAGCTAGAATTCTTCCCTCAACCTAGCGCTCTCTACACCAGAAGTTAAGTTGTcttaactgtgtcactcaggagtgtggatttttcacacccctgagggacGTAGTTGGGTCAACCGAGCTTTTTTGATGTCAACCTGGCCTAGTATTTTGTGGTGGTCTGGTGTTCCACGTTTcttttagagtgtgtgtgtgctgaaGGATAAACAGGGCCGTGAAGTAACTGGACTGCGGCAGAGTGTTTTCCCAGGCTGGTGATAGGGTGTCCCGGCCTTTGAAAAAGGTTAGTGGGGATATTACATGCATTTGCAGTAGGCCCAACAGAGCAGTGGCCGAGCACTTACCCTAGACGGCCCAAATCATCTATTTTTCAAAAGGGTTTGGATGAAGTCCTttggaggaggctgtgaaggaaaaTATCAATACGGGGTAAGCGGCAAAGCCTTGCCAATGTATTAAATATGGCTTAGTTATAAGCAATGTGGAGTTAGAGTGCAAGGTTGGTCCCTCTAACGGGGAGAAATGGATGGCAGGGTCCCTTGGGATTTGCCGGGGTTTGGACAATATTCTAGACTATTCAGAGAAGGAGGCAGACAGTAGTTGAGAGTGTCAATGGCCCACAGAAGGGCAATGAAGGTGATCAGACCCTCCAAGAGTACTTACAAATGGGCTGTCACCTCAAAAGGGCTTGGTAAATTTATGAGCAAATACAACGTTTATGACGATGCGTTACAGCAAGGTTATCAGAGCTCATGCTCAGGGCATCAACTGGCTGCCCCGAGGTGCAGGGAAGAATTACTCCGCATGTGTACAACAGAGTTATACAACTAGCTAAGTATAGCATGTGAGGGGGGGTAATTTTGGGGGGGTGGATGAATCCAGCACTTCCCCCTTAAAAACATGATGCTAGAGCAGGTGAGCGAATGGTCAGATCCTGTAGGGCAACGCTTCCCAAATCGTGGGTCACAAATGAGGTTGTGccatgagctgatggtgtcatgGATCCCTAGCAtgtggaggacaccattttgctcCGTGCATCCTCGCAACCAGTACTtactttgtaatgaaagaggtgcgggggctcaagcaatttttttacattcataactgatgcaggaaGCTCAGAGACGCCGGGACTAGGAACCGCCAAGccaagaggtgccagggctcagccctggcacaaaataAGCCATGCTCTATAGTGGGTCTCAGCACCCATCGGACAGAGCTGTTCAGTGGCACTgccgctgatcagctgtttggcagcaccaCCAACCAGCTCATCGGTGGCTCAgtcaggggtttgggggagggtggagagcagcAAGCGGCTGGAGCCtcgaggaggaggtggagcagaagtgggaagaggtggagcgagggcggggtcttggggaagggggcagagcaggggcaaaaAGAGGCAGAGCAagtgtggggccttgggggaatgggtggagtgggggcagggcctcagggcaggggtcggTGCCTCTGGTCCCGGAAGGAAAAACATTCATTAAAATTGGGTCATGCTGGCAAAAATTTTGCGGAACTGCTGCTGTATGGCAAATCCTACAGTCTATCAGAGAAAGAGAATAGTCCCATGATTAGGGGGCTAGCTTAGGACTTGACAGACCTGGGTTTCCGCCTTTGCTCTCCACAGACTTTGTGGCATGTCACTTAGCTTTTCTGTCCCCATCTGTGGAATGGGTctaataaataattatttctttCACCAGGCTGTGGTGGGGATAGCTAGGTTGGAAACTGTtatgtgctcagatactacagcaaaAGGAGCAATGAAACTACCTAAGCAGGGactgtatttttgttctgtgtttgtgcagctcctAGCGCAATGAGGTTTGGTCCAGGGCtatagtaatataaataatagataCTGTTATGTAATCATATACTGTACCTGTGTGGGTCCTCGTATTTCTATAGGAACGTTAATTTCTGCTGCTTGAAGGGAAGTACTTTCTGTCTGTAAATCTTGTGGTGCTTCATAAAGATCCAAGAAACTGGGAAAGGAGCCTACATCCTCCGGATTTAGGGCAGCAAGCTCTGGaagtatgggagggggtgtggatttCTCTTTGTCCACTTTCAAGGCAGGAAACGTCATATAATTTTTCAACAGCGTGTCACAAGCCGCCTTCTTGCCCATGTGTGGTTTGTGGTGGTTCTGGCTGGAAAGTGCTATTGCGAAATTTGCCTTCCCCTTGGCACTGCTTAACAAGCTGGCGTTTGCTGCATTC encodes the following:
- the LOC127035142 gene encoding uncharacterized protein LOC127035142 isoform X1; the protein is MPRNSREANERRRPSTSTREMEEAFCQLYQEFTQLQDLCAKQAQLLQKLIVKKEPMTDMPISMPIQCTDDGGLVQSERLIFKQQLPKVPSSILSNPTVPTWPNSAVLRDQPRDAHMVSSFDIKYPPNAANASLLSSAKGKANFAIALSSQNHHKPHMGKKAACDTLLKNYMTFPALKVDKEKSTPPPILPELAALNPEDVGSFPSFLDLYEAPQDLQTESTSLQAAEINVPIEIRGPTQSSWTPGWVVEDSPLGYSGDFELQGYSAYTDL
- the LOC127035142 gene encoding uncharacterized protein LOC127035142 isoform X3, producing MEEAFCQLYQEFTQLQDLCAKQAQLLQKLIVKKEPMTDMPISMPIQCTDDGGLVQSERLIFKQQLPKVPSSILSNPTVPTWPNSAVLRDQPRDAHMVSSFDIKYPPNAANASLLSSAKGKANFAIALSSQNHHKPHMGKKAACDTLLKNYMTFPALKVDKEKSTPPPILPELAALNPEDVGSFPSFLDLYEAPQDLQTESTSLQAAEINVPIEIRGPTQSSWTPGWVVEDSPLGYSGDFELQGYSAYTDL
- the LOC127035142 gene encoding uncharacterized protein LOC127035142 isoform X2, with translation MPRNSREANERRRPSTSTREMEEAFCQLYQEFTQLQDLCAKQAQLLQKLIVKKEPMTDMPISMPIQCTDDGGLVQSERLIFKQQLPKVPSSILSNPTVPTWPNSAVLRDQPRDAHMVSSFDIKYPPNAANASLLSSAKGKANFAIALSSQNHHKPHMGKKAACDTLLKNYMTFPALKVDKEKSTPPPILPELAALNPEDVGSFPSFLDLYEAPQDLQTESTSLQAAEINVPIEIRGPTQPPPKDFIQTLLKNR